The Verrucomicrobiia bacterium genomic interval TCTGGCATCTCCGGAGCCTTGTCCAGATGGATCACCAGCTCGATCGGTTCCTTGCTCGGAAACTCCTGGGCCCAACTCAGGATGAACTCTTCTGCATCTTGATCCAGATCCTTCTCCTGAAACGGCGAAGGGTCCATCGAGTTGAAAAGCTGGCTCAACTCCTTCAGATGGAGGCGTATTTTGTGATGGTGCACCGGTTTGGACATACCCTAGGGTGCCAGTCTGATATACCTCTCAGCACCCAGACAACATTCGCCTCAAAAGTATTTCTGCACTGGACCAAAGTTGCGGAAAACCGCCCTTCTATTAAAGCAGCAAACCGGACTAATTTGCAACTGCCTGCTCCCGCAAGACTTTGATGACCGCCTCTTCCACGCGATTCAACTGGAACGGCTTGGCGATATGCGGATTGCCCGTGGAGGACAAAAAGTCACGCGTGTCCTCGCTCACCACATCACCCGTCAGGAATACAAAGCGACGGGTCAGGGCAGGCTTGATCTTCACTGCCCGCTTGTAGAATTCCTGACCATCCATGATCGGCATACGGAAGTCGGACAGCACCACATCAAAATCTTCGTGTTCGATCACGTTCAACGCCTGCGGTCCGTTGTGGCACAGTTCGGCCTGATAACCAAGCAAGCCGAGCATCTCGCCCAGCAATTCCGCGATAGCACGTTCGTCGTCCAGGATCAGGATTCGGACATTCTCTGCATTCTTCACGGAAAGCTTCGGTTTCTCTTCCTTCACCGGCTCCACAACCGGCTCCTCCGGCCCCTGACGCAATGGCATCTCCATCACGAAACGCGCGCCGCCTCCCGTCGCTTCCTCGTAATAAATTCTCCCCTGATGATCCGCGAGGATGCTGTGTGCGATGGACAGGCCCAAGCCAGTTCCCGTGCCCACTTCCTTCGTCGTGAAAAATGGCTCAAAGATACGTGCGATGTATTCCGCAGGAACACCCGGACCATTATCCTGCACCGTGAGGATGATGTTCCCGTTCTGCAAACTGCTGCTGATGATCAGACGGCGCGGCATCGGCACTTCCACCAAGGCATGGATCGCATTCGTCACCAGATTCACCATCACCTGCTGCAACTGGTCCGCATCCACCAAAGTGTTCGGCAAATCCGGATCCAGTTCAAAGATCAGATCCACACTCGCCACGCGCAGGTCGAACCGGCGCAACTCCGCCACGCGCTGGATCAGCTCGTTCAGATTCGTCATCCGCTGCTGCGCAGGCTGTTCACGAGCAAACGATAGGAAGTTATTCACCAGCTTGGCGGCGCGATTCGCTTCTGAAGCTACCTTCTCCAAATCCGTGCGCGTCTGGTTGTTGATGTCATGCCGCGCCAGCACCAGTTCCAGATAACCCTTGATGACCGCCAGCGGGTTGTTCAACTCATGCGCCACGCCGGAGATCAATTGACCAAGCGCGGACAACTTTTCCGCCTGTCGGAGCTGTTGTTCCAAACGGGTGCGCTCGGTCAGTTCCCGGATGAAAAATTGGTAAGCAGGGCGGCCATCGAATTTGATCACCGCACCATCCACTTCCGCCGGAGAACTGCTGCCATCGCGGCGGGTAATCTTTACCTGGCGCGCTTGACGCAATGCCGAAAACCATTCGGGACCATTACCCGGCTTGGGCTTGCCATCCGCCAGATCAAGAAACGTGGACAACGGTTGCGGCACACTGTCCATCCGTGCCACCCCCAACAACCGCCGCGCCGTCTGGTTCAGTTCCAGCACCCGCATATCTTCCGTGCCTGCTATAACAATGCCTTCACTCGCCTGGTCGAACAGGCTGCGATACCGCTCTTCCGTCGAGGCGATGCGCGATTGCAGCACTTCCGTTTCGCTCTTGTGCGCCCGCATCTGTTGCAATGCCAGCTCGTTACGCGTCCGCGCCTCTTCCAGCACCAGCACGATCATGCTTACTGCGATGAACAACTGGATCACTGCCGAGATGAAATATCCCGCCGTGATCAGATATTCGGAAGCCTGCAGGAACGGATACGCCGCCATGTAGACCGCCCAGATGAAAAAACCTACACTTAACAGGCCGGACCCGATGTAGGGTTGCCGTAATCGGAACTGCAGGAAACAGAACGCCGTGATCAGGCTCGTCAAACTGATCAGGCCGAAAATGGGCAACTGCGCCTGTAACGAATCATCCAAGTAGAAGGACGTGACAAAACTCCACACCAGCAGGAACCCCATAAAGAGCGCCACCTCGACCTGCCTCACCGTCTGGTTTAGGAAGCGCGCACTCCCCCATAAGAGAAAGACCGCAGAGATGCATATGCACCAATGCTTGAACATCACCAGCATCGGTCGATCCGGCGCATTTTGAAGACTCAGGCTGAGCGTCAGCCAGATGGCGTAAAACATCCACGCCACCGTCCACGTCGTGAAATAGCGCCGCTTGGTATACCTGTTCAGATAGTAAAAGAGCCCCACCAGCACCCACACGCTCAAGAGCGAGATGATGATGGCGGGCTTCAGATACTCCCGCGAAAAATACAGGTCTATGCCAATGTCATTCACATTATTCGTTCAGCCACCCCTGCGGCAGCGCGGCATGACAGATTCCCCACAATCTTTAACTTACCGGTGCTCTAGGACTTACACACCGGCACGGGGTCTCCGCCAGCAAATTTTTCCATGTTCCCGTTACAATCTTGCTTTCCACTTGTCATTTTTCAGCTACGGCTTTTGTACCGTAGTTCGCCCCTCGCAATATCCTCCGGACTTCAGTAGCCAGATGCGGCAAAGCCACCGTCTTGCTCATATAACCATCAGCCTTCAGCCTCATCGCTTCCCTCATCAATTCATTATCGTATCCCATGCCCGTAAGGATGAGCACTGGAAGCCCGGGTCGAATTTGTTTCAGCATCTCCAGCACCTCCAAGCCGTCGGCCTCGGCCAGCGCCAAATCCAGAATGACCAGATCACAGACATCACCGTCCAATTTTTCAACCAGCCCGATGGCGTCAGTGAGTATCGACACCTCGAAATTCTGTGTCTCCAGATACGCCTTCAATGTTTCCCCGATGACATATTCGTCATCCACCACTATAATTTTATTTTTCACGCGTGTTTACCCTAGTTTTGGCGATTCAACCAATCCCGGCCGTTTCACTAACTAGCAACCGCCGGGCCATTCTCAGGCAATTTTCCGGGAATGTGTATCACCATAGCGACATTTTGTGACACTTTCACTCGCGAGTGACCCCAAAGCCCCACCGGAATAACCCCGGTATCTTCGCTACACTTCGCACCAAAATTTTACGTGTCAAAGGATGGAACACTCCCTCCTGCAACCACCCTGCCCAGCGCAAACGCCCGCCATATCTGCGGACATAGCTCTGGTGTACAAGTGCTTGTGTAGCTCCCCAATCCCGCTCCGCCATACTATAACCTAAAATCGCTTCCGACGCCAATCGACCCGATTCCACCGCCAGTGACATCCCGTTACCGGTAACGGGAGGAATCATCGCGCTAGAATCCCCCACACTCAAAACACCTATGTCATCATTTTGGAAAGATTTTATCGGCAATCCAGCCACAAAACTTAACGACTCTTTATCAAAAGTGACATTTTTTAACTTTTTCGTTAACGTATAATTTTTACCACCTAGAAGCAAACCTTCCCACCGAGTTTTCAACTCTCCTATCGGCTCCTTGGTCCGGAACAAACCACAGATATTGGTCCGGTCATTCTCCACCTGACACATCCCCACATAGGCATCGGCGCGCAAATGCATCTCCAAATCCGCCTCTAACGTCACCCCCGTTGCATGCGCCTTGATCCCGATCCAACGCCACCCTTCCGCCTCAGTCTGTACCTGCCTTCCCGTAGCTCGTACCACCCCCTGTCCATAGTCACCCGTATATCGACTCCCTGTAAGCAGATGCCCGCCCATCTTCACAAACATTTCCGCCAAAATCCCATCCAGCCGGTAACGTGAAATACAGAGCGCCGGCTTTGGCAGAGACATCACCTCCGTCACAGTATCCTCAGCATACCATTTCACCGTCTTCGCCTCCCTCGCTCCCTCCCTCATCGCCGCATCACCAATCCCCCAACCCCTCAGAATCTCCAACCCCTCACCGCTCAGAAACTCCCCGCACACCCGATGCCGAGGGTATTGCCCCGCTTCATATATTGTCACCGGCACACCCTCCTTCCGTAACGCGATACCCAGCGTCAATCCCGCCAACCCACCGCCGATGATGGTAATGGGTTTCATGTTCTGTCACGAGCGGACTTCGAAGGATGACAACCGATAACCCAACTCACTTACCCAAGCCATATACGCGGCAAATGTTATCTCCCTCTCCCCAATGGGCAGGCCGAGCTTCGGCGAGAGGGCCGGGGTGATGGGGAAAGCGACTCGCCAAAGCAAAAGCAGCGCTCGCTCCACCCAAATCATTTCGATTCCCATTCTACATCTCATGGCAAACTTTATACTTCAGAAGATATTTTGCGCGCTCCGAAACAATGACTGAACAAACCTTTCGCCTGCTCTTTCTTCACCCAAGTGAACCCCTTCAGCCAAAGCTGTGAAAGTTCTTCCCCCACAAAACCCGCCTTCACACTCACCGGCGCATCATGCCGCGTCACATGATTGCAGCCGATCAAGCCCAGCAATTGCGAATTCAATAGCGCAAACTTCGAACGCCTCGGCTCGCATGCGATGAACGCTTCCGTCTTCGCTGCAATCAGCGATAACATCCTACGCAACTGCTCATCCTCGAAATGATGCAGAAACAGATTCGTCGTGATGAGATCACAGCGTGGTGTCTGTATGGCGCCTAACCACTCGAAAACATCCGCTGTCACCACCTCCACCTGCTTCGCACGCTCGCGTAGCCTCGCCAGCGTCTCCACGCTCACCACAGGTTGACGATCCAGCAACACCACTCGCTCGGGCCGCCAACCTGTGCGCTCCAGCAATTGAATCAGTAAAGTCCCATCCCCCGTCGCCAGCTCCACCAACGTTTTCGGCGGCGATAACTTCAACTCCCGTGCCATGCCGTTCAAAAGTCCCGCATTGCCCATCAACGCATTCAATCGACGTAAATCCCCCCGCGAATGCACCGCCTCCGGCGCACTCGCTGGCAATTCATCCAGCAACTCCGGCCTAAGTTTTCTCCCTGCTAAGCTCATATGTATCAATCCTCGTCCCAAACTGGACTTTGAGGCTTTCAATCACCGCCGTAACAAAGAACCTCACCCAATCCATCTTCCTCATTCGTCATTGCTCATTCCTTCGTCATTCGGGCTTGGAAATTGGTCATTCCGTATCCACCTCGCCCTTCACCCCTCAACCTTTACAAGCGCTCCATGACAACTAAACCCCGCACCAAATGAACTCAACCACCACCACCCACCATGCTCATTTCCACTCAACGCCCGCTGCATCACGAAATAAAGCGAGGCACTGCTGATGTTCCCGTAATCATGGAGAACCGAGGCACTCCATTTCAAATCCTCTTCCCGCAACACTAACCGCTCCTGCAACGCGCGTAAGATGTCGCGTCCGCCCGGATGCAATATCCACGCCGCGATCTGTTCCTTAGAAATCTTATTCCGCGCCAGCACCGTCGTCAGCACTTCCTCCACAAACTTCGCCGCGATGCCCGGCACCTGACGCGCCAGAATATTTCGCAACAATCCGTGACGTTGCTCAAAGCGTAGGTAATCCCGGTCCGCTGCACTCAGCACCGTATCCGCATCCAGCCATTCCACACACCGTTGATGCGCTGGTGCCTCGGCTGAAACCACTGCTGCCCCTGCCCCATCCCCAAAAAGGCAATTACTGATCAGCACACCCGGATCATCATCCACATACAGCGCCGCACTGCACACCTCCACACAGATCGAAAGCACCTGTTTCGCGCGACCTGATGCCAGTAACGTCTCGCATGTCCGTAAATTCGGAATCGCCGCGCCACAACCCTGCCCCACCAAATCCAACGCCAATACATTTGCGCGCAATCCTAACCGTTCAGAAACATAACTCGTCAGCCCTGGACACAGATAACCCGTGCACGTACTGATCACTACCGCATCGATCTCCTCCACCGTCACCCGCGCATCCTCCGAAGCTTTCAATGCCGCCTCTGTGCACAACGCCGGAGCCGCCGTGGCAAAGCGTTGATGCAACACATCCGGCGTTATCTCAAACGCACTGCTTAACGGAGAAACTGAAAAATGACGCGTCGCAATTCCGTTCGAACCCGAAAGCACCTTCCGCAAAATCGCCCGTGAACGATCCGGCAGCCGCGCAAAAGGCTCCGCCGATTGAAAAGCCTGCCAGCACTCTTCTTGAGTGTAGCGATGCGCAGGAACCGCCGTGCCCAGTCCGGCAATGAACATAGGCAGGAGCTTAATCTATCTTCACTCTGATAGCCAATACGATGAATGACGAATGCCCAAATCCGAATGACCAAGGAATGCCTAATGTCGAATGCTCAATATATTCATATATGCGCTATTTGTCCGCCATTAGTCATTGCTCATTCCTTCGTCATTCGGATTTCGTCATTGGTCATTTAGCAAATCACCCAATAAAACTGGACACTTAGCATGTTCCCCCCGACATTCCCCTCACCGTATGCGTACGTGCGTCATCTTCAACCCGGTGGCGAAAGGCGAGAAGGCCAAACGCCTCCGCCGTCACCTGGATGAAATCGGTTCGCAATGCGCCTTGAAGCTCACTTGGGCCGCAGGCACAGCCAAAATCCTCGCGGCTGAAGCCGTTTGTGACGGTTTTGAAACAATCGTCGCCGCTGGTGGAGATGGCACGGTGAATGAAGTCCTCAACGGCATCGCCAGCGTTCCCGAAGGATTGAAACGCTCCCGCCTCGCTGTGATCCCTTTAGGCACCGTCAACGTCTTCGCCAAAGAATACCGCATCCCCACAAACGTCACCAAAGCCTGGGCCATCATTCAGCGCGGCCATGAGCGCAACATCGATCTCCCTTGGGTGGAACATGGCGCACCGGATAAACGCGAGCGCCGCTGCTTCGCGCAGCTCGCCGGGGCTGGACTCGATGCCCGCGCCATCCAGCTCGTGAACTGGCAGATGAAGAAACTCGTGGGCCCCATCGCCTACGTGGTCGCCGGCTTTCAAGCCCTTGCCGAGAAGCCGCATCAGATCATCGCGAAGAATTGTGTGAACAGTGCGTCAGGCCGCCTCGTGCTCATCGGCAACGGCAAATACTACGGCGGCACCTTTCCCGTGTTCCCCGACGCCTCGCCCGATGACGGCCTCATCGATGTCTCCGTCTTTCCGAAAGTGGATATCCCCATGCTCGCCCGCCTTGGTAGTGTGCAACTCACCGGCGCCCATATCCAGAAAGCCGGTGTGCAATGCTTCCGCACCGACCGCCTCGAACTCAGCGCCTCAAGTGAAACCCCGCTCGAACTCGAAGGCGACACCATCGGCTCCCTCCCCGCCACCATCACCGTCCAGCCACGTGCCTTGCGCATCGTCGTTCCTTAACGGAGCGCGACTCTCCGAGTCGCAGCAATACCCATAAGCAAAAGCGGATACCAAGCACTCTGTCTTTGGACCGCGGCTGTACTCTGCGCCAGCAGAATCAGCCGCAGCAGATGAAATACATTGTGGTTATCAATTACGAAGAAAACCGCTCTCAACTATTTCCCCTCATCCCTTAACAGTTCTCCCACCCATTTCGTGCACAACCACATCGGTACATACCCGATCACCCCAAACGAACAATCAATCAATCGCCAATAAAACGGTATCCCACGCACCTCCCCAAACACCAACGCCCAAGGAATCACCAGCACACACGCGATCTTCCCGAACTCAAAGAGCCACACATTCCGCACCGGATCACGCCATGCCCCGATGAACGCGATGGCGATCACCACATGCGCGAACGCCAGCCAGTCAAACCCATACGCCAGAAACGGATGCTTCGCATTCATCTCCGCCAACCCTTGCGCCACCCGATAAATCCAATGCCCCAAACCCGCTTCTGGTGCGGGTCCGTTCAGATCCACATTCAACCAACCCGCCATCAGCTTCAACTCCGTCTCCAGCGGAATCGCCGTCAACCCGCTGAACACGAGCCCCACGATCATCACCGCCACACAGATGCGGATACGTTGTAATGTTGTCATAAATTCAATTCGTAGCAGCCGACGTGAGGAGGCTCTAGCTCGTTCGGCGATCATTTATAATACTAGCACTGACAGAATATTCATTTCCTTCCTCTCGCTACTATGACCTCCGCAATCATTTCAAATGGTTTAAGTAACAGATACACCGCATCAGCCATGAACTTGGATCTGACACCGTTTGCTACCAGCGGGCCAAATCGATTATAGATGCGCCGAAAGCCATGGTGAGTTCTGGGCGAGCTTTTCTGCCACAATGCTTCGAACTGCCAGAAGATCAGCAACTGTCGGTTTACCACACGCATGCTGCCTCGTCTTTCAATGCTGGAGAAGGGGCCCACCAGGCTTTCATGCCCTCTCGAAGCCGCTGTGACTATGAAACAACCCTCGGGTGCAGCATTGGATAAACCCTGATAGGTCGCTTTGCTCCAAATAATACCCCACATCCATAACGGGACAGAACTCAACAAAGTAAGAAGGTGATATCTAAGAGGAAGACCAGCGGACCATCTGGCTTCCAGAGCCAACTTCGCATACCAAACCGAAACGTAACAGGGCACAAGCCACACCCAGCTTCGAAAGCCTGCCACTAAAAACTCCACCACTACACATACGCTGCTGACCACAGCACCCATGAACAATCCCAACACCACCCATGCTGGAATCGGTTCCTCCGGCTTGCATCTGTTATACTTCACAAAGGCCGCACATGCCCATAACACCAGTGGTGTTAACGCCAGCTTTCCCGCATGAAAACAGTCCAACCAACCAAACCGACACGCCCCTTTCCACTCAGGCACAAGAAAATAACTGGCCATGAAGACCAGGAAAGGAAGCACCACCCCGGCAAGGCACAGAATCACGGGCCTGAAGGCTCGTTCTGCTTCCTTGCTTTGAAGTGCAGCCAACAACCACACAATCCCCAACAATGCACTGATCCAAGGCAAGACGGCGAGAGCCAGAAATGCACCCATCGCACAGAAATTGATGATTTCACCCATATCACTTTTCTGTAGTCGGGAGCGCCTTTACCGATACGAATCGCCACTAGTCCTGCTGCTCTTCTCTCGTGGCAGAGGAACATCCTTCAGCAACACCTGATTATCCTCCCTCCACTTCGCCGCCTGCCAGCGGGACCAATTGCTCGTGCGCCAATCATCCGTCCCATGCGTCCATCGCCCAACCAGTCGCTCCATCACCCGTTGTTTCTCCGTTGCATCCAACTTATCCAAGCACCTCACCATCACCGGCACTGCATCCGCGCTTAAGAGCAGCAGATAATCAAGATCCCAATTTTTCCCCGCCTCTTTACGGCTCAACTGATGCTCGGCGATACGGGCATCAGGATTGTAGATGTTCAACGCAAAGACCATCACGAATGCCGCCATCACAATGCCCGGTGCAAAGTAAGGGCGTTTATCGCGCAATACCGTCAGCGCCAGCCAAAGCGCCGCGAACCCCAGCCAGCACAAGACCGCCGCCGCATACAGCCTTTGCTCCGTCAGTCCGTATGCCTCGAGATACATCGCAAGTCGTTTGAAAGCCGAAGCCATCACCACCCCTAGCTGAATCAACAAGCACACCGCCAATCTGCGGAATCGGGTTTTGCTTTCACTCCCCTTCCATAACCAATCGCAGACCAGCAACAAAGGCAGCACGAGCGCAGACACTGCGATCAATTCAAAGAAGCCATTCCGAAAATATTCCGCGTAAGAAAGATTCGCCGTGCGTTGCACCAGCGCGTTCCCGCCAAAGAGGTATTGCACCTGAAAGATGATGAAGACGAGGAAGAGCCCGTTCAGTGCCGTCAGCAGCACGCCCACTTCGATACCCCCCAGCAACTCCGGCGAAACTGGCTCATCCGAACTGTCCTTCACTTCACGCGGCCACAACCAGTAAAAAATACCCGCGCCCAACCAAGTGAAGACCGCGATAAAAAACGCATGTGCGACAATGTCATTGATATTGAAATCAAACAGGGAACGGACGAAATCGCGGAAGATCGTATCCGCCGAAGCGAACAAAGCAGCGAACACTATAAAAATCGGGACGGTGATGATTAGTCCCACAAAGTACCGCAAACCCTTTGTCCAGAAACCCGTCTCACCCAAGCGACCTGCCAGCGAACTCTTCATCAGCCAGCTGCCGATCACCTGAAACGCACCAATCAACGGCAGAACGATTCCGCCCGCCATCCGCACCCCTGTCAGGATAACGCCCCCCAAGTTCACCCGTCCTTTTCCTGCCAGCCAAAACGCGAGCCCCGCTGTGCCCAGCATGGACATCAAGTTCAGAAACTGCAGTCCTTCCGCATCTCGCCAGCCAAAGAGCACGCTGAACACAAGCGAAACACCAAACCAGAAACCTTGCGCTCGGCTCATGCATCTGCGTTCTTGGCCGAACAACAACAGCACTGACACCCCTATGAACAGAATCCAGGCGGAGATGTTCAATCCGAATGGTGTCACGCGCAGCAGGGAATCGCCCACCACGCCCACACTCAGCATGCCGAGCAGCCACCAGTGCAATCCTTGCGGCGCTCTTCCCTTTCCATCCTCCATGGCCTTCGCCGATGAAGCATCAGCGAGAGAGTGCAATGTTTCGGGTATCGATTTCATATGTTTCCTTCAGTTTGCCGATGAACTATCGGCGCTCATTCTGGGTGTGGGACGTGGCAGGCACCGGCCAGGACGACAGGCCGGAAAGCAGGACATAACAAAGGGTCAAAAAGACAAAGAAGACGCCGGTGAAACGCAGCGTGTAACGAAAACTCTCCATGGAGCCGAACATCATCCGCACGTCTGCGATCAAAACGTGTGGCTCCGTGAGCACCGACCAACTGTTCCACCGCTCGATGCGCCCGAGATAGATGCCGAACCCGCATAACGCCAGCACACCGAACACGAACAGCCAGCCTTGCATCCATCCACGCCGTTCCGCCACCACATCGTGGATCAACCGCAGTGAAACAAATCCCAGCGCCACACCCGTGAACGCAAACGCAGCGAACAAGGCCGCATCAAACCACGTCGGCACCGGCGTGTGATGCCGCAGATGAATGAGATCTGTGACGATGTAGGACGCATTCGGCAAGAACAACAACCACATCACTCCTACGATCAATGTCCTTGGACACCATCCCCACCAACGAAATGACTGGCGGGTGACAATCGCAAAGACGAGCGGCAACCACGCCAGAAAAAGATTCCAGATGAGGTAGCCAAAATGAAACTGCTTCGTCACAAATACCCGTCCACTCCACAACACTCCGCATAAGAACGTCGCTGTGATGAGTGCTAAACCGATGCGCCACATCGCTGACACCGGCATGAATGCGTTTCGATTCGAATCGCCGGTATACACACCGGCACGAGAGTGCAATGTCTCCATAGAGATTATCCTCCTACCTGTTATCTATATCCGCTGCTTGTTAAACAGCGACGGTCTTTACGGTGTCACCATCTGGCACTTCCAGAGGCTTGCTCCAGACCGCACAGCTCAAGATCGCGGCCGCAACCTCATCAAAAATCAATCCGCTATCCCACCAGAACTGCGACGCCGATACTCCACATGCTCGCAGCACTTTTCCGTGGCCTAAAATCACCACGGCACACGTCGCCCGGAAAATGACGCGCCATACGATACGGATCAGTCCACGCCGCAACAAAGACGATTGCGCGAACTCGCGTTGCAGATAATCGATGTGAAATGCCAGATGCCCCTCTTCATCACTCAAGATACGGCTGAATACTGATCGCAATGTCGGGTCTTGCGTGCCATCTCGCAATGCGCGGAAATACCGTTTAGCGATCATCTCGGCGACCAACAGAATGAGCAACTCATGCTTCAGCCCCAGCAAACGCCGCAATTGGATGAACACGTCGTTGCTCCAATGCTGCTGCATCAACGGCACCTGGAGATTTTGCAGAATCTTCCCCATCCAGCGTGAATGCCTCTGCTCCTCGGCAATGAACAGCGCCACATTCCCCGCGTACATGGCATCCCCCGTCTTCAGCGCAGACTGCTTGATATGATGCCCCTCCCCGCTCTCTCCCAGTTGAAAATGCCGCAACGATTCGATCAGCGGCTGCCGCAGATGCGGCTCGATTTGTATCTCACGATCCCACAGCATCTCTTCCGAACGATCACGGTTCCATTCAAAGTAACGTCGCCAGTTCATGTGTTTTCTCCTCCCTTGGTATTGGTGTGTTTGGTTGAAATTGAGCAGCAATCTCCTTCAGCCGCGCTTCCACGGCATCAATGATTGAATCCGGCGTAGAAGTGCCTGCCGTGAGGCCGACGACTTCTGCATACGTGAACCACTCGGCCTTCAAATCTGCCGGCGATTGCACGTGATGCACATAGGGGCATTGACGCCAGCAGGTGTTCACGAGTTCCTTCGTGTTGTTGCTGTTCGCACCACCGATGACGATGACCACATCACTCTGCTGCGCGAGTTCTTCTGCGGCTTGCTGACGTTGCTTCGTGGGCTGGCAAACTGTATCGACAAACTTCACCTCGCTGTGTGGGAAACGCTCTTTCAATTGCGCGACCAGTTCACGCACGCGAGCAATCGGCTGGGTGGTTTGTGAAACGACACCAAACCTTTCATGCGGGGATAGCGCCTCGATGTCCTGCTCAGTCAGCACGACATCACAGGCATCCAAATCACCCGTCAAACCGCGCACCTCCACATGATTGCGCTGGCCGATGATGATCGGGTGATAACCCGCACGCACGAGCTTTAACACGGAGTTATGCGCGTGGTGAACCAAAGGGCATGTGGCCTCGAACACTTCCAATCCCTGATCGCGAATATGGGCGAGGTGGCGCTGAGACGTGCCATGGGCGGTGATGAGTACACTCGGCGTGGTCACATCATTGACCTGTTCAGCCATTCTCACGCCGTGTTGTTTGAGATCG includes:
- a CDS encoding response regulator; the encoded protein is MKNKIIVVDDEYVIGETLKAYLETQNFEVSILTDAIGLVEKLDGDVCDLVILDLALAEADGLEVLEMLKQIRPGLPVLILTGMGYDNELMREAMRLKADGYMSKTVALPHLATEVRRILRGANYGTKAVAEK
- a CDS encoding 3-oxoacyl-[acyl-carrier-protein] synthase III C-terminal domain-containing protein; protein product: MFIAGLGTAVPAHRYTQEECWQAFQSAEPFARLPDRSRAILRKVLSGSNGIATRHFSVSPLSSAFEITPDVLHQRFATAAPALCTEAALKASEDARVTVEEIDAVVISTCTGYLCPGLTSYVSERLGLRANVLALDLVGQGCGAAIPNLRTCETLLASGRAKQVLSICVEVCSAALYVDDDPGVLISNCLFGDGAGAAVVSAEAPAHQRCVEWLDADTVLSAADRDYLRFEQRHGLLRNILARQVPGIAAKFVEEVLTTVLARNKISKEQIAAWILHPGGRDILRALQERLVLREEDLKWSASVLHDYGNISSASLYFVMQRALSGNEHGGWWWLSSFGAGFSCHGALVKVEG
- a CDS encoding methyltransferase domain-containing protein; amino-acid sequence: MSLAGRKLRPELLDELPASAPEAVHSRGDLRRLNALMGNAGLLNGMARELKLSPPKTLVELATGDGTLLIQLLERTGWRPERVVLLDRQPVVSVETLARLRERAKQVEVVTADVFEWLGAIQTPRCDLITTNLFLHHFEDEQLRRMLSLIAAKTEAFIACEPRRSKFALLNSQLLGLIGCNHVTRHDAPVSVKAGFVGEELSQLWLKGFTWVKKEQAKGLFSHCFGARKISSEV
- a CDS encoding FAD-dependent monooxygenase, whose product is MKPITIIGGGLAGLTLGIALRKEGVPVTIYEAGQYPRHRVCGEFLSGEGLEILRGWGIGDAAMREGAREAKTVKWYAEDTVTEVMSLPKPALCISRYRLDGILAEMFVKMGGHLLTGSRYTGDYGQGVVRATGRQVQTEAEGWRWIGIKAHATGVTLEADLEMHLRADAYVGMCQVENDRTNICGLFRTKEPIGELKTRWEGLLLGGKNYTLTKKLKNVTFDKESLSFVAGLPIKSFQNDDIGVLSVGDSSAMIPPVTGNGMSLAVESGRLASEAILGYSMAERDWGATQALVHQSYVRRYGGRLRWAGWLQEGVFHPLTRKILVRSVAKIPGLFRWGFGVTRE
- a CDS encoding ATP-binding protein, with the translated sequence MNDIGIDLYFSREYLKPAIIISLLSVWVLVGLFYYLNRYTKRRYFTTWTVAWMFYAIWLTLSLSLQNAPDRPMLVMFKHWCICISAVFLLWGSARFLNQTVRQVEVALFMGFLLVWSFVTSFYLDDSLQAQLPIFGLISLTSLITAFCFLQFRLRQPYIGSGLLSVGFFIWAVYMAAYPFLQASEYLITAGYFISAVIQLFIAVSMIVLVLEEARTRNELALQQMRAHKSETEVLQSRIASTEERYRSLFDQASEGIVIAGTEDMRVLELNQTARRLLGVARMDSVPQPLSTFLDLADGKPKPGNGPEWFSALRQARQVKITRRDGSSSPAEVDGAVIKFDGRPAYQFFIRELTERTRLEQQLRQAEKLSALGQLISGVAHELNNPLAVIKGYLELVLARHDINNQTRTDLEKVASEANRAAKLVNNFLSFAREQPAQQRMTNLNELIQRVAELRRFDLRVASVDLIFELDPDLPNTLVDADQLQQVMVNLVTNAIHALVEVPMPRRLIISSSLQNGNIILTVQDNGPGVPAEYIARIFEPFFTTKEVGTGTGLGLSIAHSILADHQGRIYYEEATGGGARFVMEMPLRQGPEEPVVEPVKEEKPKLSVKNAENVRILILDDERAIAELLGEMLGLLGYQAELCHNGPQALNVIEHEDFDVVLSDFRMPIMDGQEFYKRAVKIKPALTRRFVFLTGDVVSEDTRDFLSSTGNPHIAKPFQLNRVEEAVIKVLREQAVAN
- a CDS encoding DUF6688 family protein, producing the protein MGEIINFCAMGAFLALAVLPWISALLGIVWLLAALQSKEAERAFRPVILCLAGVVLPFLVFMASYFLVPEWKGACRFGWLDCFHAGKLALTPLVLWACAAFVKYNRCKPEEPIPAWVVLGLFMGAVVSSVCVVVEFLVAGFRSWVWLVPCYVSVWYAKLALEARWSAGLPLRYHLLTLLSSVPLWMWGIIWSKATYQGLSNAAPEGCFIVTAASRGHESLVGPFSSIERRGSMRVVNRQLLIFWQFEALWQKSSPRTHHGFRRIYNRFGPLVANGVRSKFMADAVYLLLKPFEMIAEVIVARGRK
- a CDS encoding diacylglycerol kinase family protein; the protein is MRTCVIFNPVAKGEKAKRLRRHLDEIGSQCALKLTWAAGTAKILAAEAVCDGFETIVAAGGDGTVNEVLNGIASVPEGLKRSRLAVIPLGTVNVFAKEYRIPTNVTKAWAIIQRGHERNIDLPWVEHGAPDKRERRCFAQLAGAGLDARAIQLVNWQMKKLVGPIAYVVAGFQALAEKPHQIIAKNCVNSASGRLVLIGNGKYYGGTFPVFPDASPDDGLIDVSVFPKVDIPMLARLGSVQLTGAHIQKAGVQCFRTDRLELSASSETPLELEGDTIGSLPATITVQPRALRIVVP